The genomic stretch TGAGAAGGAACGTGGAGGACTTGGCTTAGAAATTTACAAGGGTAATGATTGGGTAGATGTAACAGACAAGGAAGAGGTGGAATCATTATTGCGCAGTGAGGAAGGAAATGACACCGATGAACCAAATGAACCAGATTTGGATATGGAATTTGAGGCTGAGGAAGAAGAAGTGGATGATCCAGTAAGTACATCTTGCCTTTTTCAATTATCATGTTTGTGTTGAAATCTTGCAGGAATTTAggatttatattaattttttctaAGGTTATTTTGGTTGTCTTTAGTAAAGACTTTTGGGTTGTTATAGAGTTGTTTGGTATCGAGATCATTGAGGGTGCAAATCAGGCTTGTTGAATCACTGGTACAGGCATTTACTTGGGGTACATGGAGTATCTTCAAGGAGTGCATAATAAACGTTAGTAGAATTAGAAGTTGGGAGCATTAGCTGGTagcattaggcaggaacattagatagacatattaagtagaagtagagtagttggtaggagcatcaGGCAGAAACCTCTAAAAgcactgctagagttgccctatgccagtaGCCCTTTAAGGGTAAGGTACTTCAGGCTAAGAAGCAGTGCCTGGAGTTcagcagttatggagactattttgccatggccaccctgtTGAGGGAGCTCTtaaaggaaatgggcatcagatatagataaatagatagatagaatatatatttatatttatatttattttgctttgtcgctgtctcccgcattagcgaggtagcgcaaggaaacagacgaaagaatggcccaacccacccacatacacatgtatatacacactcgtccacacacgcaagtatacatacctatacatctcaacatatacatatatatatccatactatactattcgccatttcccgcgatagcgaggtagcgttaagaacagaggactgggcctttgagggaatatcctcacctggccctcttctctgttccttcttttggaaaattaaaaaaaaaaaacgagaggggaggatttccagccccccgctcccttcccttttagtcacctctacgacacgcagggaatacatgggaagtattctttctcccctatccccagggatatatatatatatatatatatatatatatatatatatatatatatatatatatatattttttttttttttttctttcaaactattcgcaatttcctgtgttagcgaggtagcgtttagaacagaggactgggcctttgagggaatatcctcacctggcccccttctctgttccttcttttggtaaagaaaaagaggggaggatttctagcctcccgctccctccccttttagtcgccttctacgacacgcagggaatacgtgggaagtattctttctcccctatccccagggataatatatatatatatatatatatatatatatatatatatatatatatatatatatatatatatatatatatagaagtggtagaggatgtgtggatcaggtgtttgctttgaagaatgtatgtgagaaatacttagaaaagcaaatggatttgtatgtagcatttatggatctggagaaggcatatgatagagttgatagagatgctctatggacggtattaagaatatatggtgtgggaggcaagttgttagaagcagtgaaaagtttttatcgaggatgtaaggcatgtgtacgtgtaggaagagaggagagtgattggttctcagtgaatgtaggtttgtggcaggggtgtgtgatgtctccatggttgtttaatttgtttatggatggggttgttagggaggtgaatgcaagagttttggaaagaggggcaagtatgaagtctgttgtggatgagagagcttgggaagtgagtcagttgttgttcgctgatgatacagcgctggtggctgattcatgtgagaaactgcagaagctggtgactgagtttggtaaagtgtgtgaaagaagaaatttaagagtaaatgtgaataagagcaaggttattaggtagagtagggttgagggtcaagtcaattgggaggtaagtttgaatggagaaaaactggaggaagtaaagtgttttagatatctgggagtggatctggcagcggatggaaccatggaagcggaagtggatcatagggtgggggagggggcgaaaatcctgggagccttgaagaatgtgtgaaagtcgagaacattatctcggaaagcaaaaatgggtatgtttgaaggaataatggttccaacaatgttgtatggttgcgaggcgtgggctatggatagagttgtgcgcaggaggatggatgtgctggaaatgagatgtttgaggacaatgtgtggtgtgaggtggtttgatcgagtaagtaacgtaagggtaagagagatgtgtggaaataaaaagagcgtcgttgagagagcagaagagggtgttttgaaatggtttgggcacatggagagaatgagtgaggaaagattgaccaagaggatatatgtgtcggaggtggaaggaacgaggagaagtgggagaccaaattggaggtggaaagatggagtgaaaaagattttgagtgatcagggcctgaacatgcaggagggtgaaaggagggcaaggaatagagtgaattggatcgatgtggtataccggggttgacgtgctgtcagtggattgaatcagggcatgtgaagcatctggggtaaaccatggaaagctgtgtaggtatgtatatttgcgtgtgtggacgtatgtatatacatgtgtatgggggtgggttgggccatttctttcgtctgtttccttgcgctacctcgcaaacgcgggagacagcgacaaagtataataataataaaataatatatatacacagacatatacatatatacacatgtacacaattcatactgtctacctctattcatccccatcgccaccccgccacacatgaaataactaccccctccccccttatgtgtgcgaggtagcgctagtagaatgacagcaaaggccccattcgttcacactcagtctctagctgtcatgtaataatgtactgaaaccacagctccctttccacatccaggccccacagaactttccatagtttaccccaacacatcacatgccctggctcaatccattgacagcacgtcgaccccggtataccacattgttccaattcactctattccttgcacacctttcaccctcctgcatgttcaggccccgatcactcaaaatctttttcactccatctttccactccatatatatatatgctttagttTTTACCTAGACCAATATCCTTGTAAGATTTCACAGCACAGAAGCTAGGCATTAGAAAGGAAAATGTCCACAGATGCACATAGAGACCATCAGTCATTAGGATTATTGTAGACCCTCACACTTTATAGAAGTGAATAATATAAGTTGTTTTTCTTTTACGGCAGGGTGTGCCAGAATCAAGTGCATCTGAGGGTACCTCCACTGTAAGTTCTGAAACCCAGAGTAATCGAACAAAACAGAAGAAAGGCAAGAAGGGTGCAAAATCTGATGCTGACCCTGATGAACGAGTATGTATAGTCATTTACTGGAAACTAGAGTCATTTTCTGGACAGAGATTGTAGGCAGACGACTGACTTGTTCGAGATGGTATTAGCATAAAATGAGACAAAACCCTTTTTCATCATGAGACATATAGGGGTATGTCAACATCTTTAGATTTATCTTTACATCTTAAGAATTCTTACAAAATTCTGGGTAGAATGGCAGTAaaatgcctttgtacaaaggcaaggggaacaaaagttaATGTTCAAATtaaggaggtataagtttgtggagccTGTCTGGTAAGTTTATTGAAGAATGGTGATTGAAAGAGTGGTCACATGCAAATATTATCAGATCAGGCAGGAACAATATGGCTTCAGGAGtgcatgaggatgtgtggatctggtatttcctttgaagaatgtgtatgggaAGTACTGAGTGAAATAGGAGGATTTGTTTCTTGATTATGGATCTAGGTACAGCacattatagggttgatagagatgctttatggagtgttacaaatatataatgTGGGAAACCAGAAGCTTACCAGAGACCTTCACTCTGACGGCAAGTACTAAAACCAGTAacaccatcctttatatataaacaagagcATTGTATAGAATAATGTAGTTTGTAGTTTGTATAAAAGTAGaatgtatgatgaacttatgtaaGTGTGGCTTAGTGTAAATATTATTCACTGTACCACCAATGCTTTGCCTGTTTGAGAAATCTGTGTAAAGTGACAAAAAGTGATAGGAAGCTCAGATCAGACCACCATGTTCACCGTTTTCATCTTTGTGTGAGGAAACACCCACTAAATTTGCCAACATCGAGTTCTACTGCATTTTACTCCCAATCCAGCATCTCAAAACTAAGGTAGATAAATGATGTTTTTGAGAATTATCATGctgtatttgtgtattttttgTACTTCTATATGCGAATATCTGATTTCACAAAGGAAAATCTTTTAAAATTCTTATATTTTTTACACTTATGTGGATGAACACAGAAAACAGTATTGCTGTCTAGGGATTTACGATAGTACTGAAATTATTTTCCTGTCAAGTCTCTGGAGAAGCTGTAGATTGTTTTTGGAGTGATTGTGCACATACACAGTGGCACGTTCTTACCATTTTGCAACACATCCCTTGTCTATTCTGTATTTTTTCTCTACTTGAGATGTTAGGTATTACCCTGATAATATCATTGAAAAAGTGAATGCTTGTTTATTTCAGCTGTTCTGTTGTCCTTGCCATACCAAACAGTATATGATTAATTCTAAGAACATGTGCATTGAAAATGTCTTAGTTGATGCTGTTTGTATAAGATCATATACTCAGTCTTACTTACTTTTAGGCTGTGTCATCATTGATGGAGGAATTACAGCTCAATCATCAGTTGAAATTCATGGAGAACTTCAATCCCAAAACTAGTGAAAGAGTCAGacggaagaaaaagaaagttcagTACTTTAGCAGCACGGGAAGGTTAGTTTTATGAATGTTTAAAGAGCAGCATAGAAGGGTAAGCTGTGGGAATATTTTAACAACAgcacaagaaaatgaaattcaTTACCTCTCAGTCTTTTAGTATTTACTCAGTTTTCATTATTGCAGGTTGACTCAAGTACATGTGTTATGAAAAGTATTTTCCCAGATGGGTTTGATGAATTTGAAAATGattatttgtctgtatatgtatgtatctatatctctaatgcccattcccttcaggaactcccatgaagttggtggtcacagcaaaagtctctccacttatccctgtttgATGTGTCTCGTTATTCATTTCAGTCCCTATTTTGTTTTAGTTTTAACACTTACTACAGTTAAGATTGCTATCACACCATCCATCCTTGCATGATTAATCTAGTGTTGCTTTTTATGATATTCTATGATACCAGCATTTCAATCTTTCAGAACCAAAAACCAGGCACAGCCATACTTTCATGGAGCTGATGGCTCAATTGTAGGCTCTGGCAAAAATCTTTGTGATTGCCTGCAAAGTGACTGTCCTGGGTGCCACTATCCTTGCCCAAAATGTGGTTCTGGGAAATGTGGTACTGAATGCAGGTACGAAAAGTTTATACTTCAATCAACTAAACTCATTCAGACACTATAGTTGCTGTACATGTTTGCATATTCTTATATTGTAGATTCGACTTTGGTGCTTGTAACATTTTTAGTGAAATTTTTACATTTAGTGAAATTTTTACATGTGTGATATGCACAATGTATTTTCCTAGGTTTACATAGCCTGAAGAAGACAGTACATCTGGTAGGAATTAGATCGACCTCTACTTATATCATTGGCCTCGTCCAACCTCACCTAGTCTTACTCTTTGAaatagaatatcatatatgattctGCATTGCTGTCAGCTTAGGAAGAGTATTGACACAGATTGCTAAGAGGTGGAGTGGAAACTGAGTGATTTAGGATGTGATATTCCAGAGAGAGGTTGTGTCTTTTGAAAGGAAAATATTAAAACCCTCAGAATTACAAAAATATGCAACCAGAAATCCAACTATGTAGATATGGCATTGTATCCTGGGACCTTTTAATTCTATTTACAGTATTGCATCTCAGTATCATTTAAACAGCATGGTTTCTGCCCATTTTCAACAAGTcagcatgcatgtgtgtgtttatggatgtaATAGTGATAAGAATATAAAGAAAGATCATAGTgataataattttaatgataatatgataatagtaataatgataatgatagtggagaaagaatatttcacaTGTTTTCCCTGTTTGTCATAGATGATTAAAAGGGGCTGGAAAGGGATGCAGGAAAC from Panulirus ornatus isolate Po-2019 chromosome 30, ASM3632096v1, whole genome shotgun sequence encodes the following:
- the LOC139758306 gene encoding uncharacterized protein isoform X1, translated to MESTESNIRIPGVLMPSYLRLISTEEGKVAMKRIRVECGVCKATRFYSIHRGITRIAGVVACEACRQFYQRFKKQPWVLNCNKGGRCFGLDETPKNKCKACWVAHIICRCPVPMSLYNHLVGYLPTDLKSKMAGKPPTADEVPEKERGGLGLEIYKGNDWVDVTDKEEVESLLRSEEGNDTDEPNEPDLDMEFEAEEEEVDDPGVPESSASEGTSTVSSETQSNRTKQKKGKKGAKSDADPDERAVSSLMEELQLNHQLKFMENFNPKTSERVRRKKKKVQYFSSTGRTKNQAQPYFHGADGSIVGSGKNLCDCLQSDCPGCHYPCPKCGSGKCGTECRINRKWYYEKVEVEGTKLTWTNEFVKRK
- the LOC139758306 gene encoding uncharacterized protein isoform X2, translated to MVNHNRKSTEEGKVAMKRIRVECGVCKATRFYSIHRGITRIAGVVACEACRQFYQRFKKQPWVLNCNKGGRCFGLDETPKNKCKACWVAHIICRCPVPMSLYNHLVGYLPTDLKSKMAGKPPTADEVPEKERGGLGLEIYKGNDWVDVTDKEEVESLLRSEEGNDTDEPNEPDLDMEFEAEEEEVDDPGVPESSASEGTSTVSSETQSNRTKQKKGKKGAKSDADPDERAVSSLMEELQLNHQLKFMENFNPKTSERVRRKKKKVQYFSSTGRTKNQAQPYFHGADGSIVGSGKNLCDCLQSDCPGCHYPCPKCGSGKCGTECRINRKWYYEKVEVEGTKLTWTNEFVKRK